TGCGGTTGTAGAGAATCCGGCTCCCGGGTGTGAGATCAGTCGTTAAAAGGAGGCGCAGGTCCCGGAAGCGCACGGCGTACAGGAGGCGCCGCCACGCATTGCTCAACTGCACACCACCCTTCCCCTTGTATCTGGTGTAGACATTTTCCTGCCCGGAGGGGTAATCAAACTCATCCGCCCTGGTATTCACAACAACCACATTACCGGTAAGTTCACCGAAATAGATCTCCGGCCGCGTCACCTTTATTTCCGCCGCTTTCGCCCGGGGCGGAATATCCTGCAACAGGAACACCGGGAGGCCCCGCGGGCCGGCCTCGTTGACCGGGCTCATGACCAGGCCGTAGCCGTGGGTATACTGCAGGCGGCGGTTCACCCAGGTTTGGGCGCGCTCTGGAAGGCTCCGCTGGTCGAGCTCCCGGACCGCAAGCATCACCTGGCGGTAATTCCCTCCGATCGTGTAGCGGTCAACGTCCACATCCTGAAAACGGTAATAGCGGCGGAGCTGCTGCAGCTGGTTGTAGACCTGCCCCAGGGGGCGGTAGTCCCAGAGGCGGAGGTTTTTGATGGCATCCTGGTATGCTGCCAGCACCTCCTGGCCCGGGGCCCCGGCGTCCGGAGCGGAGGCCGCAGGGGCGAACACCTCCCTCCTGACCTGGTCGAGGCCGTAGGCGCTGCGGGTGGCTGCAATGTGGTGCTCAAGATAGGGCTGCTCCCGGCTGAACTCATTGGGCTCCACCCGAAACTTCTGCACAAGCACCGGGTAGCCTCCCTCCAGGAGAAGTACGGCCGCGATCAGGATGCCTGTGCTTACGAGGATCGGCCGCAGCCGCCCCCGCAGGATCCCGACAAATACGGCCAGCGCCGCCAGGAGGGAAAGCACCGCCAGGATCTTGAAAGCCGGGAGCCTGGCATGGAGATCGGTGTACCCGGCACCGAAAAAGGCTCCGCCGGGAGAGAGCAGCAGTTCGTAAGCGCGCAGGCGGTAATCCCAGGCCTTCACCACGAGCAGGCCGGCCGCAAGAAGACCGAGGTGAAGCTTGACCGGCGAGAACACCCGCCACCCGCCCCGCAGGAAATCGCCTGAGGCAAGGACCAGATAGGCAAGACCGGCTAAGAGAAAGACCAGAAGCAGAGCTGCACTCAGAAGCGACCGCAGGAGTTCGTAAAAGGGGAGCTTGAAGACGTAAAAACCAACATCCAGGCCGAAGACGGGATCTGCAACACCAAAGGGGGAGGCATGGAGGAACTTCTGGACCAGCTCCCACTGCGAAGCGGCCCTTCCCGCCAGCAAAAGCGCAAGAAGAACAGAGACCCCCAGCCCCAACCAGGTGCCGGCACGTGAACAGAGAAAGCGGCGGGCAAAGCTTTCTCCCAGTTCGATCACCCGGTTTCGGACAAAGCGGACCTGCTGCTGGGGCAGGCAGCGCCTGGCAAACCAGAAATTGACCAGAAAAAAGAGGAGGGCGAGCGCAAAAACGGCCAGGCCCACGCCGTAACGGGTGAAGAACAGGGTGCAGAACACCCCCTGGTACCCCAGGGAAGCAAACCACATGTACTCCGACCAGATCCCCGCCCCGCCGAAAACAACTCCCAGCGCAACGGCAATCACCGCAATCAGGAAAAGCCGCGTGTTCCGCCGCACCTGTTACTCCTCCCCTTTTTTATTCTGCACGACAAAAGCATCTCGAGAATATGCCCGCCGAAACCGCCGGCGCCGGGCGCTTCTCCTTCGCTTATAGCTGCGAACGCGACTGCAACCCCCCGGCAAAGCTTCGCTGCGCAGCAGGAGCACCGCCATTCGCACCGGCGCAACGCTCTATAAATTAACCCCGCTGAGAGGAGGCCAGCGCAGCCGGAGAGAGGACTTTCAGACCCGGAACACGGGCAAAATGCTCCCTGTTCCCGGTCACGATCGGCAACTTATGGGCCAAACAGATACCGGCGATGAAAATGTCGCGCGTGCCAATGACCGAGCCTTGCTCGCGGAGTTTCTTTCCAATTACGGCAGCAATACCGGCAGCTTCCTTGTCGAAAGGCAAAACGCCCAAAAAACCAAGTAGTTGCGTGACGGCCTTCTGCTTCTTACTGTCCCGCTCCGAGCCCACCAGGAGCTCAAAAACGGTGACGGCGGTCAACAAACCTTCGCTGCTTTTCAAGAGCTTCACAAAACAGGTCTTGTCCGGCTCAGAACCGCGGAGGAAACCAATGACCACGCAGGTATCTATTACGACTGCCACCTGCGCCACACTTCCTCAATCTTTCTTTCCATCTCTGCCGCTTCTGCTTCGGTAAGCACCCCGGCCAGCAGGAGAACTTCTTCCAGTTCGCCGGCCATCTTCTTTTCCTCGAGGGCAAGGTAGAAGTCGAGGGCTTCGTTGATCAGCTGCGAATAGCCCCGCAACCCCCGGCGCGCCGCGATGGCCAAAAGCTTTGCCCTTTTCTCGTTTGAAAGCTCGATAGTCGTCCGCATAACACCACCCCTGGCTTCATTTTAGGCATTCGCGTACTTGAATGTCAATATGCGCTTCTGGCTGCCCCCTGCTGGAGGGAGTTCTTGAAAGACTCAAAAAGGGGGGGATTCAAAGGAAAGAATCTCATCACGGGGGTGGGGGACAGCCTCGCCCCTATCTCCGCCAACCCCTGGCAACCCTCGATCTTAAACCCTTCTTCCAGCACTTTTAAACCCGGCCGGCAAACCCACCCAGATCATTCCGGATAAGAAAAGAAGTTTCAAGAGTAAATCAAAAATTTTTGTAAAGCATTTGACTGAAATGCCTGCTGCCCTCCTCTTATGATGATTTTAAATTTAAAATCTGGAGGGGAGGAGCAAAATGATCGTTTGCTGTGGTATCCTTAAAGAGGAGCTGAAGTGCTTAATGGAGGGCAGGGAAGATGATGTCTTCTACCTTGACCCGGGACAGCACGTGGAGCCGGACAGGCTGGCGCAGATCGTAAGGGAAACCCTGAAGAGTCTTGCCGGCAAAAACGTTCTTCTGGTAATCGGTACCCAGTGCGCCCCGGACCTGGAAAAGCTGGCCGGCGAATACGGCGCAAGGATAGTTCCCGCCAAAAATTGTATTGAAATGCTTTTAGGAGATGACCTGGCCAGGTTAGACTCTGAAGCAAAAAGCTTTTATCTTACCACCGGGTGGCTGGAAAACTGGCGCAAGATCTTCGTCGAGGGGCTCAAGTGGGATGAAGTTGACGCGCGCCAGAATTTCGGCTACTACGACAGGATCCTGCTGCTGGATACCGGCTTAAGCCCCATCGATGACGAAAAAATCCTCGAATTTTACGATTACACCCAGGTTCCCATTGAAATCATGCCTGTTAAGCTTGACAACCTGCGCAAACTGCTTGATGAGGCAATGAACGGGTGAAATTTCAGATGAACAAGGTGCGGTGCATGAAGGAACTGGCCATTTTTGCGACCCTTGACGTTCTCGAACGGGAGAAAATCGGGTCGCTGGCCGGGAAAAGAGTTTATCGAAAAAATGAATATATCTTCCGGGAAGGAGATCCTGCTGATACCATCTACCTTGTCAAATACGGCCGGGTGCGGCTGTTCAAAGTAGCCAGGAACGGCAAAGAGATTACCCTCAACATCCTGAAAGAAGACGACATCTTCGGCGAGAACACCTTTTTCGAAGACACCCGGCACACCATGAACGCCCAGGCCCTCGAGGAGACCTTTGTCTGTTCCTGCAGCAAGGAGAGCTTTGCGCTGCTGCTCAAAAACCCCCAAACAGCCCTGAAAATAATCCAGCTGCTGGGCAAAAAATTGAACTACTACACCGAGCAGGTTGCCAGCATTGCCTTCCGGGACGTCAAGGGGAGGGTTTCGGCCACACTGCTCAGGCTGGCAGTTGAATACGGGAAGCCGTCTCCAGAAGGCACCACCATCGACATCGAACTTACGCACCAGGATCTTGCCAACCTGGTAAACGCCTCGCGGGTAATGGTTACCAATGTTTTGGGCAGCCTGCGGGAAGAGGGGGCGATTGCCGCGAAAGGCCATCGCCTGATCCTGTTAAACCGGGAAAAGCTTGCCGCAGCCGCCGAGGCCTTTTGAGAGATGGTAACCATGAAACAAAATCAATTTTATGATCAACCCCGTGATG
The window above is part of the Bacillota bacterium genome. Proteins encoded here:
- a CDS encoding type II toxin-antitoxin system VapC family toxin; amino-acid sequence: MAQVAVVIDTCVVIGFLRGSEPDKTCFVKLLKSSEGLLTAVTVFELLVGSERDSKKQKAVTQLLGFLGVLPFDKEAAGIAAVIGKKLREQGSVIGTRDIFIAGICLAHKLPIVTGNREHFARVPGLKVLSPAALASSQRG
- a CDS encoding DUF1638 domain-containing protein, which produces MIVCCGILKEELKCLMEGREDDVFYLDPGQHVEPDRLAQIVRETLKSLAGKNVLLVIGTQCAPDLEKLAGEYGARIVPAKNCIEMLLGDDLARLDSEAKSFYLTTGWLENWRKIFVEGLKWDEVDARQNFGYYDRILLLDTGLSPIDDEKILEFYDYTQVPIEIMPVKLDNLRKLLDEAMNG
- a CDS encoding Crp/Fnr family transcriptional regulator: MNKVRCMKELAIFATLDVLEREKIGSLAGKRVYRKNEYIFREGDPADTIYLVKYGRVRLFKVARNGKEITLNILKEDDIFGENTFFEDTRHTMNAQALEETFVCSCSKESFALLLKNPQTALKIIQLLGKKLNYYTEQVASIAFRDVKGRVSATLLRLAVEYGKPSPEGTTIDIELTHQDLANLVNASRVMVTNVLGSLREEGAIAAKGHRLILLNREKLAAAAEAF
- a CDS encoding UPF0182 family protein translates to MRRNTRLFLIAVIAVALGVVFGGAGIWSEYMWFASLGYQGVFCTLFFTRYGVGLAVFALALLFFLVNFWFARRCLPQQQVRFVRNRVIELGESFARRFLCSRAGTWLGLGVSVLLALLLAGRAASQWELVQKFLHASPFGVADPVFGLDVGFYVFKLPFYELLRSLLSAALLLVFLLAGLAYLVLASGDFLRGGWRVFSPVKLHLGLLAAGLLVVKAWDYRLRAYELLLSPGGAFFGAGYTDLHARLPAFKILAVLSLLAALAVFVGILRGRLRPILVSTGILIAAVLLLEGGYPVLVQKFRVEPNEFSREQPYLEHHIAATRSAYGLDQVRREVFAPAASAPDAGAPGQEVLAAYQDAIKNLRLWDYRPLGQVYNQLQQLRRYYRFQDVDVDRYTIGGNYRQVMLAVRELDQRSLPERAQTWVNRRLQYTHGYGLVMSPVNEAGPRGLPVFLLQDIPPRAKAAEIKVTRPEIYFGELTGNVVVVNTRADEFDYPSGQENVYTRYKGKGGVQLSNAWRRLLYAVRFRDLRLLLTTDLTPGSRILYNRTVWDARRLAPYLMYDRDPYPVLAGGRIYWIWDAYTVTDRYPYAEPHGRLNYIRNSVKVVVDAYHGEIAFYVSDPVDPLIRTYKKIFPALYRPLDEMPQDLRAHLRYPVDLFQVQSSIYAVYHVSDARVFYNREDEWAIPSEKHTAASQKMEPYYAIVRLPGETQAEFVLALPLTPAKRENLIAWMAARCDGGHYGELVVYEFPKDVHVYGPMQVEASIDQDPDISQQLTLWSQRGSEVIRGNLITVPIAGKLLYVEPLFLQAEESSLPELARVITFYDGRLVMDKDLQGALNRLFASQEPLPPAAPESGAPAPPADLARRALELYREALARQRAGDWAGYGRALEELGEVLEQMNEGARGAASA